A single window of Pseudomonas benzenivorans DNA harbors:
- the argR gene encoding transcriptional regulator ArgR, which yields MTAHRIGFLLWPNTKPLTLALAEEALRVAQRVHPEVVYELSFLQAEVPEEGAWRLPGVPWQGELEGFDKLFLLADEPPAAIAPALSSALKHLVRGGCVIGGISAGVYPLAQLGLLDGYRAAVHWRWQDDFTERFPKVIATSHLFDWDRDRLSACGGLAVLDLLLALLARDHGAELAGAVSEELVVERIREGSERQRIPLQNRLGSSHPKLTQAVLLMEANIEEPLTTDEIAQHVCVSRRQLERIFKQYLTRVPSQYYLELRLNKARQLLMQTSKSIIQIGLSCGFSSGPHFSSAYRNFFGATPREDRNQRRSNSPFELTSSEAERS from the coding sequence ATGACTGCCCATCGAATCGGCTTCCTGCTTTGGCCCAATACCAAGCCCCTGACCTTGGCCCTGGCCGAAGAAGCCTTGCGTGTCGCCCAGCGCGTCCACCCCGAGGTGGTCTACGAGCTGTCCTTCCTCCAGGCCGAGGTGCCCGAGGAGGGCGCCTGGCGCCTGCCGGGCGTGCCCTGGCAAGGCGAGCTGGAGGGCTTTGACAAGCTCTTCCTGCTCGCCGATGAGCCGCCGGCGGCAATCGCCCCGGCGCTGTCCAGTGCCCTCAAGCACCTGGTGCGCGGCGGCTGCGTGATCGGCGGCATCTCGGCGGGGGTCTATCCCCTGGCGCAACTGGGCCTGCTCGACGGTTACCGCGCCGCCGTGCATTGGCGCTGGCAGGACGATTTCACCGAGCGCTTCCCCAAGGTGATCGCCACCAGCCACCTGTTCGACTGGGATCGCGACCGCCTGAGCGCCTGTGGCGGCCTGGCCGTGCTCGATCTGCTGCTGGCCTTGCTGGCCCGCGATCACGGTGCCGAACTGGCCGGCGCGGTTTCCGAGGAGCTGGTGGTCGAGCGCATCCGCGAGGGCAGCGAGCGTCAGCGCATTCCATTGCAGAACCGCCTGGGGTCCAGCCACCCGAAGCTGACCCAGGCGGTGCTGCTGATGGAGGCGAACATCGAGGAGCCGCTGACCACCGACGAGATCGCCCAGCACGTGTGCGTGTCGCGCCGCCAGCTGGAACGCATCTTCAAGCAGTACCTGACCCGCGTACCGAGCCAGTACTACCTGGAGCTGCGCCTGAACAAGGCGCGTCAGTTGCTGATGCAGACCAGCAAGTCGATCATCCAGATCGGCCTGTCCTGCGGCTTCTCCTCCGGGCCGCACTTCTCCAGCGCCTACCGCAACTTCTTCGGCGCCACCCCGCGCGAGGACCGCAACCAGCGGCGCAGCAACAGCCCGTTCGAGCTGACCTCCTCGGAGGCCGAGCGAAGCTGA
- a CDS encoding ABC transporter ATP-binding protein yields the protein MYKLEVQDLHKRYGSHEVLKGVSLAAKAGDVISIIGSSGSGKSTFLRCINLLEQPYGGKILLNGEELKLVANKEGGLKAADPRQLQRMRSRLSMVFQHFNLWSHMSALENVMEAPVHVLGVAKKEAREKAEHYLNKVGVAHRKDAYPGHMSGGEQQRVAIARALAMEPEVMLFDEPTSALDPELVGEVLKVMQDLAQEGRTMVVVTHEMGFAREVSNQLVFLHKGVVEERGCPKEVLVNPQSERLQQFLSGSLK from the coding sequence ATGTACAAACTCGAAGTTCAGGATCTGCACAAGCGCTACGGCAGCCATGAAGTCCTCAAGGGCGTGTCCCTGGCGGCGAAGGCCGGTGACGTGATCAGCATCATCGGCTCCAGCGGCTCGGGCAAGAGCACCTTCCTGCGCTGCATCAACCTGCTGGAGCAGCCCTACGGCGGCAAGATCCTGCTCAACGGCGAGGAGCTCAAGCTGGTGGCCAACAAGGAGGGCGGGCTCAAGGCCGCCGACCCCAGGCAGCTGCAGCGCATGCGCTCACGCCTGTCGATGGTGTTCCAGCACTTCAACCTGTGGTCGCACATGAGCGCCCTGGAGAACGTCATGGAGGCGCCGGTGCACGTCCTCGGCGTGGCGAAGAAGGAGGCCCGGGAGAAGGCCGAGCACTACCTGAACAAGGTCGGCGTGGCGCACCGCAAGGACGCCTACCCGGGGCACATGTCCGGCGGAGAGCAGCAGCGCGTGGCCATCGCTCGTGCACTGGCGATGGAGCCGGAGGTGATGCTGTTCGACGAGCCGACCTCCGCGCTCGATCCGGAACTGGTCGGCGAGGTGCTCAAGGTCATGCAGGACCTGGCGCAGGAAGGCCGCACCATGGTGGTGGTGACCCACGAGATGGGCTTCGCCCGCGAGGTGTCCAACCAGCTGGTATTCCTCCACAAGGGCGTGGTAGAAGAGCGTGGCTGCCCGAAGGAAGTGCTGGTCAATCCCCAGTCCGAGCGGCTTCAGCAATTCTTGTCCGGTAGCCTTAAATAA
- the fabI gene encoding enoyl-ACP reductase FabI, with the protein MGFLTGKRVLIVGVASKLSIASGIAAAMHREGAELAFTYQNEKLKGRVEEFAAGWGSGPELCFPCDVANDDEIVSVFEALSKKWDGLDCIVHSVGFAPGDQLDGDFTEVTTREGFRIAHDISAYSFVALAKAGRQLMQGRNGSLLTLSYLGAERTMPNYNVMGMAKASLEAGVRYLAGSLGPEGTRVNAISAGPIRTLAASGIKSFRKMLAANEKQTPLRRNVTIEEVGNAGAFLCSDLASGVSGEIMYVDGGFNTTAMGAMED; encoded by the coding sequence ATGGGTTTTCTAACCGGTAAACGCGTTCTGATCGTTGGCGTTGCCAGCAAACTGTCCATCGCTTCGGGCATCGCCGCGGCCATGCACCGCGAAGGCGCCGAACTGGCCTTCACCTATCAGAACGAGAAGCTCAAGGGGCGCGTCGAAGAGTTCGCCGCCGGCTGGGGCTCGGGCCCCGAGCTGTGCTTTCCCTGCGACGTGGCCAACGATGACGAGATCGTCAGCGTCTTCGAGGCCCTGAGCAAGAAGTGGGACGGCCTGGACTGCATCGTTCACTCGGTCGGCTTCGCCCCGGGCGACCAGCTGGACGGCGACTTCACCGAAGTCACCACCCGTGAGGGCTTCCGCATTGCCCACGACATCAGCGCCTACAGCTTCGTGGCCTTGGCCAAGGCCGGTCGCCAGCTGATGCAAGGCCGCAATGGCAGCCTGCTCACCCTGTCCTACCTGGGCGCCGAGCGCACCATGCCCAACTACAACGTCATGGGCATGGCCAAGGCCAGCCTGGAAGCCGGCGTTCGCTACCTGGCCGGCAGCCTCGGCCCAGAAGGCACCCGCGTCAACGCCATCTCCGCCGGCCCCATCCGCACCCTGGCGGCTTCGGGCATCAAGAGCTTCCGCAAGATGCTCGCCGCCAACGAGAAGCAGACCCCCCTGCGTCGCAACGTGACCATCGAGGAAGTCGGCAATGCCGGCGCCTTCCTCTGCTCCGACCTGGCCTCGGGTGTCAGCGGCGAGATCATGTACGTCGACGGTGGCTTCAACACCACGGCCATGGGCGCCATGGAAGACTGA
- a CDS encoding ABC transporter ATP-binding protein, with protein sequence MNDSAPLIEVRDLSVEFVTGEQKQRVVEGVSFSIKRGETLALVGESGSGKSVTAHSILRLLPYPLARHPSGSIHYAGEDLLKLDENRLRGIRGDRIAMVFQEPMTSLNPLHSIGKQINEVLALHKGLSGAAATERTLELLDLVGIPEPRKRLKAYPHELSGGQRQRVMIAMALANEPELLIADEPTTALDVTVQLKILELLKELQARLGMALLLISHDLNLVRRIAHRVCVMQSGKIVEQASCEKLFHSPQHPYTQELLGAEPSGDPVAVTAGPPLLEVDNLRVWFPIKKGLLRRTVDHVKAVDGISFSVPQGQTLGIVGESGSGKSTLGLAILKLLGSQGAIRFQGQALEDLSQHSVRPLRRQMQVVFQDPFGSLSPRMSVGQIVGEGLHIHRMGTRAEQEQAIIDALVEVDLDPETRHRYPHEFSGGQRQRIAIARALVLKPALILLDEPTSALDRTVQRQVVELLRSLQVKYNLTYLFISHDLAVVRALSHQLIVVKEGQVVEQGPAERIFAAPQHIYTQQLLEAAFLAPGATD encoded by the coding sequence ATGAACGACTCAGCCCCCCTGATCGAAGTCCGCGACCTGTCCGTCGAATTCGTCACCGGCGAGCAGAAGCAACGCGTGGTCGAGGGCGTCAGCTTTTCCATCAAGCGCGGCGAGACCCTGGCCCTGGTCGGCGAAAGCGGCTCAGGCAAGTCGGTCACCGCGCACTCGATCCTGCGCCTGCTGCCCTACCCTCTGGCACGCCACCCGAGCGGCAGCATTCATTACGCCGGCGAAGACCTGCTCAAGCTCGACGAGAACCGCCTGCGCGGCATCCGTGGCGACCGCATCGCCATGGTCTTCCAGGAGCCCATGACCTCGCTGAACCCGCTGCACAGCATCGGCAAGCAGATCAACGAGGTGCTCGCTCTGCACAAAGGCCTGAGCGGCGCGGCCGCCACCGAGCGCACCCTGGAGTTGCTCGATCTGGTTGGCATCCCCGAGCCACGCAAGCGGCTCAAGGCCTACCCCCATGAGCTGTCCGGCGGCCAGCGCCAGCGCGTGATGATCGCCATGGCCCTGGCCAACGAGCCGGAATTGCTGATTGCCGACGAGCCAACCACCGCGCTGGACGTTACCGTGCAGCTCAAGATCCTCGAACTGCTCAAGGAATTGCAGGCTCGCCTGGGCATGGCGCTGCTGCTGATCAGCCATGACCTCAACCTGGTGCGAAGAATTGCCCACCGCGTATGTGTCATGCAGAGCGGAAAGATCGTCGAACAAGCGTCGTGTGAAAAGCTGTTCCATTCGCCGCAGCATCCCTATACCCAGGAACTGCTCGGCGCAGAGCCCAGCGGTGATCCGGTGGCAGTCACTGCCGGCCCGCCACTGCTGGAGGTCGACAATCTGCGGGTGTGGTTTCCGATCAAGAAGGGCCTGCTGCGGCGCACCGTCGACCATGTCAAGGCAGTGGACGGAATCAGCTTCAGCGTGCCCCAGGGTCAGACCCTCGGCATCGTCGGCGAAAGTGGTTCCGGTAAGTCGACCCTGGGCTTGGCGATCCTGAAGCTGCTCGGCAGTCAGGGCGCCATCCGTTTTCAGGGGCAGGCCCTGGAGGATCTGTCGCAACACAGCGTGCGGCCCTTGCGGCGGCAAATGCAGGTGGTGTTTCAGGATCCGTTCGGCAGCCTGAGCCCGCGCATGTCGGTGGGTCAGATTGTCGGCGAAGGCCTGCACATCCATCGCATGGGCACGCGGGCTGAACAGGAGCAGGCGATCATCGACGCACTTGTGGAGGTGGATCTGGACCCGGAAACCCGGCACCGCTATCCCCATGAGTTTTCCGGCGGGCAACGGCAGCGGATCGCTATCGCCCGTGCGCTGGTGTTGAAACCGGCGCTGATACTGCTAGACGAGCCCACCTCGGCGCTCGATCGCACAGTCCAGCGCCAGGTCGTGGAATTGCTGCGATCGTTGCAGGTCAAGTACAACCTGACCTACCTGTTCATCAGCCACGATCTGGCAGTGGTTCGGGCGTTGAGCCACCAGCTGATCGTGGTCAAGGAAGGGCAAGTGGTGGAACAGGGTCCCGCGGAGCGGATCTTCGCCGCGCCGCAACATATTTATACTCAGCAGCTGCTGGAAGCCGCCTTTCTGGCTCCAGGCGCTACTGACTAA